From Methanosarcinales archaeon, one genomic window encodes:
- a CDS encoding ABC transporter permease, producing the protein MKMNIKNILVIAQKEFADIIWSPRFIVILAVLMVAVLASGYQAGQSMARMAEQSGFVGMGITLNPLMIGFQSFTYLFGSTGALVAIVLGFDAIVRERKSGSLNVLMTHPVYRDNVITGKLVGMMAALGVVIVVAVAVPVGIMLSISGISVNPEELSRIIVYVALAFLLLSIYLALGIATSTFCKEPSNSLVYSLAVWVVLGTLLMQIAFILAGIITGQSIYSMQGPEDSENFFAVAHQISQLSPLTHFQDLISGSSSGMVVSMDVSSGSTSTVMRGLFDMNHTLGYWMQQYWVNLMVLIVTPVILLVVSFISFMRQDITL; encoded by the coding sequence ATGAAAATGAATATCAAAAATATACTTGTGATCGCCCAGAAGGAGTTTGCAGATATCATATGGAGCCCCAGGTTTATTGTGATCCTGGCAGTGCTGATGGTGGCTGTGCTGGCCAGCGGATATCAGGCGGGCCAGAGTATGGCACGCATGGCGGAACAGAGCGGTTTTGTGGGCATGGGGATAACTCTAAATCCATTAATGATAGGTTTTCAATCATTCACCTATTTGTTCGGGTCAACAGGTGCACTGGTTGCTATTGTACTGGGCTTTGACGCCATCGTCAGGGAGCGAAAGTCAGGCTCGTTGAATGTGTTGATGACGCATCCGGTCTACCGTGACAATGTGATCACAGGCAAGCTGGTGGGTATGATGGCAGCCCTGGGAGTGGTAATTGTTGTGGCCGTGGCAGTACCGGTTGGGATTATGTTAAGTATCTCCGGAATATCAGTGAATCCGGAAGAGCTTAGCAGGATAATAGTGTATGTTGCACTTGCGTTCCTGCTACTTTCAATATATCTTGCTCTGGGAATTGCCACTTCCACTTTTTGCAAAGAGCCATCAAATTCACTTGTATACAGTCTGGCCGTCTGGGTGGTGCTGGGCACATTGCTTATGCAAATTGCGTTTATATTAGCTGGCATAATTACCGGCCAGTCCATATATTCAATGCAGGGTCCGGAAGATTCAGAGAATTTCTTCGCAGTAGCGCACCAGATTTCGCAGCTTTCCCCCCTCACGCATTTTCAGGATCTAATTAGTGGTAGTTCTTCGGGCATGGTTGTTTCAATGGACGTGAGCAGCGGGTCAACATCAACAGTTATGCGAGGTCTCTTTGATATGAATCATACCCTGGGTTACTGGATGCAGCAGTACTGGGTGAACCTGATGGTTTTGATTGTGACACCCGTGATCCTGCTTGTGGTATCTTTTATCAGCTTTATGAGACAGGATATAACGCTGTGA